From the genome of Acidimicrobiia bacterium:
GAGGTACCCGTCTTTCCTGCAGCCGGGCGACCTATTCGAGCGTCAACACCGGTCCCCTGTTTCATTACATCTTGCAGAATGTCGTTGACTCGAGCAGCTAGAGACTGGTCGAGGGCCTGGGTTTGCTTAGGCGTGGTCTCATAAATGACATTTCCATTGGCGTCGGTGATTTTCGACACAGCGTACGGCTCAATGTGCACCCCGTCGTTTGCAAGGCTTTGGTAAGCGGATGCCATCTCAAATGGGGTGACTTCCTCTGATCCCAAACCAACTGCGGGGACCGCTTTGATGGGAGAGACGATGCCCATTTTGTGGGCCGTTTGCACTACTCGCACAGGGCCTACCTCGCGCATGACTTGGGCATAAACCACGTTGACGCTAAAGGTCGTGGCGGTCCGCAGAGTCATGGGTCCATAGGCTCGATCGTCGTAGTTCTTTACTTCCCAAGTAGCACCTCCGCCGATCGGAATGGAGATCCGCGAGCCTCCCTTGTAGACCTTGTCTTCGGGAATGCCGACTGAAAGAGCTGTCGCCAATACGAATGGTTTGAACGCGGATCCGGGTTGCCGCCTGGCCTGAGTTGCCAAATTGAATTTGGCTTGCGGATCCAAAGGATCGAAAAAATCCCTCCCCCCTACCATCGCCCTTACTGCGCCAGTTTTAGCGTCGATGGCTACGAGCGCCGCATAAGGGTCCTCGGGTTTGTAGACAACTTTGGCCACAGCCGCCTCTGCGGCGGCCTGCATCCGCGGATCGAGTGTCGTCTCGATTCGAAGCCCTCCGCCATAGAGCAGTTGCGCCCTAGCGCCGGGTGTATCCCCAAAGCGAGGGTCAGTCAGTATCCACTGCCTTACGTAGTCGACAAAGTACGGCGCTAGAAACCGCTCGGATTCCTGAATCGGAAGGGTTTGTATCGGCTGTTCTTTTGCTGCGCTTATTTGGTCCAATGGATAAAGACGGTGTCGGGCCATGATGTCTAGGACAAAGTCCCGCCGGCGCTTCGCAGAATCCGGCGAGAGTGCAGGATCGTAGTCTCCAGGAGACTTGATCAGTCCTGCCAGAAGCGCTGAATCTGCAAGGCTAAGCTGCGAAGCGCTCTTTCCGAAGTAAGTCTTCGCAGCTGCCTCGATGCCGTATGCGCCTCTACCGAAATACACAGTGTTCAAGTACCGCTCGAGTATCTCTTGCTTAGAGAGGCTTTTTTCTAGGTGGTAGGCAAGGGAAGCCTCTCGCAACTTTCTCGAAAGCGTTTTCTCGGACCCAATGAGAGCATTTTTCACGTATTGCTGAGTGATCGTAGAGCCCCCCTCCGCCGCCTCCCCTCTGAGTAAATCCCGAATAAGAGCTCTTACGATCGACTTGTAATCCACCCCGGAGTGATCGAAAAAGGATGCGTCCTCGACAGCCACTACGGCTTGCACGGCGGGCTCGGCTACCTCGGTTATGGGAACGACCTGACGATTCTCGACAGCATGGAGCTGAGCGATGATGGATCCATCGGCTGCGGTGACAGAGCTGGTTTGGGCTGGCGGTCGTATGGCGGAGACAAGCGCTGGCGTGTCCCAGCGGGCGCAGCCTATTGTTGCTGCCACAATGGCTGCACACGCCAGCCA
Proteins encoded in this window:
- a CDS encoding penicillin-binding protein yields the protein MLATWSTSVSKDPSKNPFFRAISRAPIWLACAAIVAATIGCARWDTPALVSAIRPPAQTSSVTAADGSIIAQLHAVENRQVVPITEVAEPAVQAVVAVEDASFFDHSGVDYKSIVRALIRDLLRGEAAEGGSTITQQYVKNALIGSEKTLSRKLREASLAYHLEKSLSKQEILERYLNTVYFGRGAYGIEAAAKTYFGKSASQLSLADSALLAGLIKSPGDYDPALSPDSAKRRRDFVLDIMARHRLYPLDQISAAKEQPIQTLPIQESERFLAPYFVDYVRQWILTDPRFGDTPGARAQLLYGGGLRIETTLDPRMQAAAEAAVAKVVYKPEDPYAALVAIDAKTGAVRAMVGGRDFFDPLDPQAKFNLATQARRQPGSAFKPFVLATALSVGIPEDKVYKGGSRISIPIGGGATWEVKNYDDRAYGPMTLRTATTFSVNVVYAQVMREVGPVRVVQTAHKMGIVSPIKAVPAVGLGSEEVTPFEMASAYQSLANDGVHIEPYAVSKITDANGNVIYETTPKQTQALDQSLAARVNDILQDVMKQGTGVDARIGRPAAGKTGTSENEADAWFVGYTPELVAAVWVGFPHGQVPMKPPNTRETILGGTWPALIWRNFMAVALADIPASQFPPPGGESALSGVEPLENLMGYEASDAEAYLMGLGYKVQKIYEYSDEFPPDRVIRHDPEPGARVPVGGTVKLWISTQEGKPLLVPNLLGLVEQDARDAISLAGFKGKSHVESDPDPDAAARFAGRVWKQQPPPDTKAAPSTTIEYWVNPLPSSAPRG